A window of Fusarium musae strain F31 chromosome 1, whole genome shotgun sequence genomic DNA:
atcttggccatcttgatacAGCTCAGTGGGCGGGCTTGGAAAGAAGCTTAACTGGCTTTGGCGTCTGCATCGCGTGCGCCTGCCCCTGGAAAAGCGGCCTCGTCCAATCCCATGATCCCATTTGACAGGCGCTCACGGAGAGAGCACACAATCGACGGACGACTATTTGCTCACCTGGCAACGTTACCACTGAACGGAATTAACCCTGCGTCTCTAGAGCTTCTTGGTAGCGGGAACGTTCTCTCAGCGTCGCGTCAAAACTCAGTCACAGGGGTCGAATCGGAGCCGAATTCGACTGTGTCCGTTTTCTCAATTACCTAACGTCGAGTTATGATCTACTCACCGTTTCCCACATCGAATTTTAGTAGTGTCACACTGTCGCCCGAAAAAGAACACCCAATCGTCAATCGAGTTGCATCTTCAGGCTCAGTCATGTACAGCCAATCATTCTCAGCTGTGGCCTGCCGATCTTGTTGCGCTTACGACTGGGGGGTGTGGTCTAAGACACCGCCAAAGGCCGCGTCATCTTGACTTTGGCTTGCTTGCGTACATGCAAACACCAATATCTCAACTCTATCAGAGAGTCTACGCAACGCGATCTTCCTCAATTGCCACCTCCTGATTCAACAATTTCCCAGAGGCacttttggtgttttgtgAATGTTTGACGTCTTTCTCATTCTGCAGATTAATTTACACGGTTTGTTCGATAAGCATTGCCAAGAGGACAAGAGAGATGTCAAGAGATGTGGCCAAAGTCAACGGCCAGATCAGATTACGAAGCTAAGAATTTCGCTACCGGGAAGTCTGTACTACGTACGCTCTCATAAAGTCTTGAGAAAGGCGTCCAGATGACCTCAACTGTAGTCCAAGCTGATCGCCCAACCGCTACAACGTCTAGATGCCGTTCTTGATGTCAATCACTCATCGTTGTTCGACAATCTCATTGGCAACTCATTCGGATCTTCCCTGGGATCAACTTAGACTCGACGTGGTTTCCAagttttttctcttcttggtaACTCGATACTTAAGCATGACGAAGCCACAACTGGGGATTACCCGTTGTCGATACGTATCCCTTGAGGACTACCCAGAACTACAATCAAGCAGCCAGTGATTCATCAGAAGTATGAGTCGTGTAGGTTCTGTCATGAGTTGAGGATTCAGGGATCATCAGATACACTTCACCATCGAAGTCTCGCGAACCATGTCATGAGCCATCCTGTCATCTCTATCTGCCACTTCACGGATGGATCGCTCCACTCACTTTGACACTCTTGCACATGCCTTGAAAGGCTTGACATGATCTCTCTTACATGAGGCTATTCCGGCAACAGGCTCGAATTGGTCAGGCTAACGGCCTTGGTCCTCCTGATACCCAGGACGCGCGTTCTATGGGCAAGCAATGGGGCCTCGTTAATAATATTTGGACGATTTCGGTAAGTTGTGCAACAGTCTAGTGTATAAAACCGCGGGATCTTATTTCTCGATGCGGACCCTTGCTTCTGGTCATAGAAGTCTAGAATTCTAAGCTGTAAGTCGAGAAGTCACTCATCTTGTAAGTGTTCTCGTGACGTGATTCAGGTATGAGTTCGTCTGATCCATAACACTCCTTTATGCGAGACATGTTCAGCCTTTTGAAACAGAGACTGGACGACGGGAGCAGGGACCTCAAACCCTATTACGCTACTCATCAATCATACGGTAACTCCCGAGGAGTGATGTCGTTGAGTGACAAAATCTTTTCATGGTCACAACTCAGACATGGGTACACGTATGCAGTAGAAACCCGATATCCCAAAATTTTGATTCGATAGCCCGTATGCTAGTCTACATAGCCAGTTTAAACATCCAAATCTACAAACTAGGACCATGCTATTTGAGTCCAGGCCCTTTTGACAGCCATCATCCTTGCAACTAGGCTCTACAATCCATGAGCTTATCGCTCACGCCGTATATCTACATTTTTCGTACTCCGTTACTTCCTCCACTGCTCAACGCTGAAGTAGCTCTCGGGCATGTCCACATCCCATGTTGGTCTCTCCACCAGGGCAATCTCGAAAGGCTGGCTTGCGGTGCTGAGAGGGACGACACCGAAGATGGGTCTGTACTTGAAAGTCATCCACCAGCTCTTGCGTTCACCGCCAGTCTCGGCAACTTCGAGATCTTTGCCCACTTCACGACGGTTCCGTAGCTGGGCGAGTTCACCTTCAGGCTGATCCGCTTCATCGTCGCTATTGGCGTCCTCGGGTCGGGGGGCATCCTCCATGTCGATGTCATCCCACTGACCAGCTGTATGCTTGCGAATTTGCGAGGGTGCGATGGCACCTACCTCCATTCTGCCTCCTGCTCCGGTTGAGGGTCCTGTTCTCTTGCGCTTAAGGCCCTGCTTTCCCGGGGCAGTGGATTCAGCAATCTCGCCATCTACAGGCTTGGGCAGGTCCTGAGCCAAGTCCAACATGAGGAGGAACGAGACACCATAGATCCAAGCACGAGAGCCTTGCCAGAAGACACCCTTGGCTAGGTCGAGGAGATCCTGGACGGGAGCGGGTAGGTCTTTTCGGGCATGACGTCGAGACCAGGGTGTGAGGGAACCTTGGAGAGGGTGGAAAGTAAGAAGGTGCCACGACGAGGTGATAGCGAGGAGGGTGTAGTCGTCCACATGATCGGATGAGCCATTTATTCCATCAGGCGAAGCTCTAGGAGAGATCTTGGTCCGAGGGACATCCGCTGAGAAGGACAGAACCGTAGCTGCAGAATGAAGTTTGGGTAGTAGTTTAGCATTGGGGTTACGAACCCACTTCTCAATGCCCTGCGATGactgctcctcttcttcgtctgaAGAGTCACTCTCACTTGAGGAAGACGCGTCATCCTCgggcttggccttctcaccaTCGCTCAGAATCCAGGTGTCAATGTAGCCCGCGATGTCAGATGCAGCGAGCATCCTGGAGTCTGGAGAGAAAGCGACATGTGTAATGGTCCTGTCGTAACTGCCAAGACCTCCATTGAGAATATAGCGTGGGATTTTACGTCGTAAGCGTGTGAGTCTTTGTACACGGggtgagaagatgagagatgTTCTGGGGCTGACGGGGTCGAGTGCGGCCATGACAATGCGAGAGCCTTCCTGAATCGCGCAGAGCCATTGCGCGTTAGGTGAGAGCTGCACCTTAATGGCGCCCACACCTGCAAGCTTCGAAGGAAGCTCGGAAGAAGAGACCTTGACGTCGGAAGGCTTGATAGGATCTTGGTGTTCTAATCTGAAAGCCTTGACGTCGATAGCAGTAGCAACAATCAGAAGGGaaccctcatcatcaatagtTGCGGAAGTAATATTGGAATCTCCCTTGACGACAATAGTTTTGATAAGTTTGCGGTTCTGATTGATGTCGACTTCGTCGCCTGCGCTGTTGAACATGTCGTTGGCTGATTTTCGGAGAAGCCAGATGTGAATCTCCCTGTCCCACCAACTGACAACAAATCGAGCCTTGGGCGCACTCAATAGAGGAGCCTGTTGAGGCAAGCTGGGCATCATACGGTGGTTTTCACGTCCCATCTCCTTTAGGGGAACCACCACAGGGTTAGCATCAGGTCCTGTATCCGAGTTAGCTAGAGTTTAGCGATATAGAGAACTTGTCTAACCTCCTGAGACAATAACACTGATTCTACCACTCTCAAAAGAA
This region includes:
- a CDS encoding hypothetical protein (BUSCO:EOG09260VEY), whose protein sequence is MDIHRCRFVPYKPSAINAIAFSHPKTRSAVQANLARLAIGRANGDIEIWNPTNGSWNQELIIPGGKDRSVDGLVWVNEPDQELADGRISAGKSRLFSIGYTSTVTEWDLETGRPRRHASGQHGDIWCMAAQPAGSDKDTLGADLQDPTKLIAGTIDGELVMYSIEDDDLRFQRVLVRSPTKKAQMVSITFQSRRVAIVGCSDSTIRAYDITKGHMLRRMTLGSDLVGGSKDIIVWSVKCLPNGNIVSGDSTGQVCIWDGKTYTQSQRIQSHKQDVLSLAISADGTSILSGGMDRRTILYKQNNGAGSRWAKVWGRRYHDHDVKSMASFESGRISVIVSGGPDANPVVVPLKEMGRENHRMMPSLPQQAPLLSAPKARFVVSWWDREIHIWLLRKSANDMFNSAGDEVDINQNRKLIKTIVVKGDSNITSATIDDEGSLLIVATAIDVKAFRLEHQDPIKPSDVKVSSSELPSKLAGVGAIKVQLSPNAQWLCAIQEGSRIVMAALDPVSPRTSLIFSPRVQRLTRLRRKIPRYILNGGLGSYDRTITHVAFSPDSRMLAASDIAGYIDTWILSDGEKAKPEDDASSSSESDSSDEEEEQSSQGIEKWVRNPNAKLLPKLHSAATVLSFSADVPRTKISPRASPDGINGSSDHVDDYTLLAITSSWHLLTFHPLQGSLTPWSRRHARKDLPAPVQDLLDLAKGVFWQGSRAWIYGVSFLLMLDLAQDLPKPVDGEIAESTAPGKQGLKRKRTGPSTGAGGRMEVGAIAPSQIRKHTAGQWDDIDMEDAPRPEDANSDDEADQPEGELAQLRNRREVGKDLEVAETGGERKSWWMTFKYRPIFGVVPLSTASQPFEIALVERPTWDVDMPESYFSVEQWRK